From Brassica oleracea var. oleracea cultivar TO1000 chromosome C3, BOL, whole genome shotgun sequence, a single genomic window includes:
- the LOC106329342 gene encoding uncharacterized protein LOC106329342: MDIREHGCWVNKEKKWVKCKHCGEEMSGLQLLKCHLGGVSSDVTPCEQAASTVREMFRDVATKEKHNLTAGKSRSAGEVQLVNAHKRGRSQDSSVESSGSREMMRTASHDGTNDLKGRMFQEALGEVEEYVKEIKESWAITGCSILLEAWVDSKGRDLVTFLADSPAGPVYLTSLDVSDIKQDSKALISLVDGLVDEVGVHNVVQIVACSASGWVGELGESYAGNNKKGVFWSVSVSHCFELMLLKIGDLDQLGYIVDAVNVITDYINNNPLVLKLVRDQDHSLTVSSEFEFFLPYLTLESIFRVKNELTAMLASSDCNNEEDARVSKLVNDSTFWKTVGKVLKCTSPLIHGLLWFSKAKNQHVGNIYEIMDVIKESIAREFNNKESCYEPLWDVIDDVWNKHLHSPLHAAGYFLNPVTYYSDDFHLDSEVAAGLCSSLVHVVKESDIQVKVATQLDMYRVGEECFNEASQADQIIGITPGEWWAQKASQHPELQSFAIKVLSQTCEGASRYKLQSRLAEKLVFTEGTTSCELERLEDLAFVHYNLHLKSCKAKLSEEQ; encoded by the exons ATGGATATTCGTGAGCATGGATGTTGGGTGAACAAGGAGAAGAAGTGGGTTAAATGCAAACACTGTGGAGAGGAAATGTCTGGCTTGCAACTTCTGAAATGTCACTTGGGCGGTGTTTCTTCAGATGTGACTCCATGTGAACAAGCTGCATCTACTGTTAGAGAGATGTTTAGAGATGTGGCTACCAAGGAGAAACATAATCTTACTGCTGGTAAGAGTAGGAGTGCTGGGGAAGTCCAACTGGTTAATGCTCATAAGCGTGGGAGAAGCCAAGATTCATCTGTGGAGTCCTCAGGCTCTAGAGAAATGATGAGGACTGCAAGTCATGATGGTACTAATGATTTAAAAGGACGGATGTTTCAAGAAGCGTTGGGAGAAGTGGAAGAGTATGTGAAGGAGATCAAAGAGTCATGGGCCATCACTGGTTGCAGCATCTTGTTGGAAGCTTGGGTTGACAGTAAAGGCCGTGATCTTGTTACTTTCCTTGCAGACTCTCCAGCTGGTCCTGTCTATCTAACATCTTTAGATGTCTCTGACATTAAACAAGACAGCAAGGCCTTGATATCTCTAGTGGATGGGCTTGTTGATGAAGTTGGAGTGCATAACGTGGTTCAGATTGTTGCATGTTCAGCTTCTGGTTGGGTTGGTGAGCTAGGCGAGTCTTATGCGGGTAACAACAAGAAGGGAGTCTTCTGGTCTGTGAGTGTATCTCACTGCTTTGAGCTTATGCTGTTGAAGATTGGGGACTTAGATCAACTTGGATACATAGTTGACGCTGTCAATGTGATTACAGATTACATCAACAACAACCCCTTGGTTTTGAAGCTTGTCAGAGATCAAGATCACAGTCTCACTGTCTCCTCAGAGTTTGAGTTTTTCTTGCCGTACTTAACTCTAGAGAGTATCTTCAGGGTCAAGAACGAGTTAACAGCCATGTTAGCTTCATCTGATTGTAACAACGAAGAAGATGCAAGAGTATCCAAACTGGTGAATGATTCAACTTTCTGGAAAACTGTTGGCAAAGTTCTGAAATGCACATCTCCTCTGATCCATGGTCTGCTCTGGTTCTCTAAGGCCAAGAATCAGCATGTTGGAAACATCTATGAGATTATGGATGTCATAAAGGAGAGTATCGCCAGGGAATTCAATAACAAGGAGTCATGTTATGAGCCGTTGTGGGATGTGATTGATGATGTTTGGAACAAGCACCTTCACAGTCCTCTTCATGCTGCTGGTTACTTTCTGAACCCGGTTACTTACTACTCAGATGATTTCCATCTTGATTCTGAAGTAGCAGCCGGTCTTTGCTCCTCTCTGGTTCATGTGGTAAAAGAAAGTGACATTCAAGTTAAAGTTGCTACTCAGCTTGACATGTACAGAGTTGGTGAAGAGTGTTTTAACGAAGCCAGTCAAGCTGATCAGATCATTGGAATCACTCCAG GTGAGTGGTGGGCTCAAAAGGCTAGCCAGCACCCAGAGCTGCAGAGTTTCGCCATTAAGGTTCTGAGCCAGACATGTGAAGGTGCTTCAAGGTACAAGCTACAGAGTAGATTAGCAGAGAAGCTGGTGTTCACTGAAGGAACGACCAGTTGTGAGCTAGAGCGTCTTGAAGATTTGGCGTTTGTTCATTACAATCTTCATCTCAAGAGCTGCAAAGCCAAACTAAGTGAAGAGCAGTGA
- the LOC106334501 gene encoding uncharacterized protein LOC106334501, giving the protein MVITTKPQTLRMHHSQLLKSKSSSLWGTGTKSEGIETSQESTSGQSFSYRFQLEEDVKRLQLQLQEEVELHTFLESLLEKDPWELSSSSCSVPHPAQELISNIATLETAVTKLEQEMMSLNFQISQERNERRLAEYHLTHMASPPDSSSSLIYLDSESHQSAEDSPRQDQPVQNQESSSESSPTESTNEVLDSSNQYLEKKQMRKTNARKLPRGMPPKFMWDHPNLLSEEMVRCMKNIFMSLADPTATSKASSNESQLSPVSVSPRGHLSSSSSWWPSTERSMISSWVQSPQIDIQNNTDVLATGNVFDPYRVRGKLSWAEIGNYSLASEVSWMSVGKKQLEYASGALRKFRTLVEQLARVNPIHLSCNEKLAFWINLYNALIMHAYLAYGVPKSDLKLFSLMQKAAYTVGGHSYTAAAMEYVILKMKPPTHRPQIALLLAIHKLKVSEEQRKASIDTHEPLLAFALSCGMYSSPAVRIYTAKGVKEELLEAQRDFIQASVGLSSKGKLLVPKMIHCYAKSLVEDSNLGVWIAKYLPPNQAAFVEQCISQRRQSLLPSRNCGILPFDSRFRYLFLPDNNNNNSS; this is encoded by the exons ATGGTAATAACTACCAAACCCCAGACACTTAGGATGCATCACTCTCAGCTTTTGAAATCTAA ATCCAGTTCATTATGGGGCACAGGAACCAAGTCAGAG GGTATAGAAACTTCCCAAGAGTCTACAAGTGGACAATCTTTTTCATATAGATTCCAACTTGAAGAGGAT GTAAAAAGATTGCAACTTCAACTCCAAGAAGAAGTAGAGTTGCATACTTTTTTAGAGAGCCTCTTGGAGAAAGATCCTTGGGAGCTATCTTCTTCTTCTTGTAGTGTTCCACATCCT GCTCAAGAACTTATTTCCAATATAGCCACGCTCGAGACTGCAGTCACGAAGCTCGAGCAAGAGATGATGTCACTGAATTTCCAAATTAGCCAAGAACGAAATGAGAGAAGACTAGCTGAATATCATTTAACACATATGGCTTCTCCACCA GATTCTTCTTCTTCCTTGATATATTTGGATTCTGAATCACATCAATCAGCAGAAGACAGTCCACGTCAAGACCAACCAGTCCAAAACCAAGAATCTTCTTCTGAGTCATCTCCCACAGAATCAACCAATGAGGTATTGGACTCAAGTAATCAATATCTTGAGAAGAAGCAAATGAGAAAGACAAATGCAAGGAAGCTACCTAGAGGAATGCCACCTAAGTTCATGTGGGATCACCCTAATCTATTATCTGAAGAAATGGTGAGATGCATGAAGAACATCTTCATGTCTCTCGCTGATCCGACAGCAACTTCAAAAGCATCATCAAACGAGAGCCAGCTCTCACCGGTGTCAGTATCACCACGTGGGCATCTATCAAGCTCATCATCCTGGTGGCCATCAACAGAACGGTCAATGATCTCTTCATGGGTGCAAAGCCCTCAAATAGATATCCAAAACAACACTGATGTCTTGGCCACAGGAAACGTCTTTGACCCTTATAGAGTTCGTGGGAAGCTGAGCTGGGCAGAGATTGGAAACTACAGTTTGGCGTCAGAGGTTTCTTGGATGTCTGTTGGGAAGAAACAGTTGGAATATGCTTCCGGGGCACTGAGGAAGTTTAG GACACTTGTGGAGCAACTGGCTAGAGTGAACCCAATTCATTTGAGCTGCAATGAGAAGCTAGCTTTCTGGATTAACCTTTACAACGCGTTGATCATGCAT GCTTATTTGGCTTATGGTGTCCCAAAAAGCGACTTGAAGCTCTTCTCCTTGATGCAAAAG GCTGCTTATACTGTTGGAGGGCACTCATACACTGCGGCGGCAATGGAGTATGTGATACTGAAGATGAAACCTCCTACTCACAGGCCACAAATT GCACTGCTTCTTGCTATTCACAAGCTGAAAGTATCAGAAGAACAACGCAAAGCAAGCATTGATACTCATGAACCTCTTCTTGCCTTTGCCTTAAGCTGTGGAATGTACTCTTCCCCTGCG GTGAGGATCTACACAGCCAAAGGAGTGAAGGAAGAGCTACTAGAAGCTCAAAGGGATTTCATACAAGCATCTGTTGGGCTGAGCAGCAAAGGGAAGCTCTTGGTACCTAAAATGATCCATTGTTACGCCAAGAGCTTGGTGGAGGATTCAAACTTGGGGGTGTGGATAGCGAAGTACCTTCCACCAAATCAAGCAGCTTTTGTGGAACAGTGCATCTCTCAGAGAAGACAAAGCCTTCTCCCCTCACGTAACTGTGGAATACTCCCATTTGATTCTCGTTTCAGATATCTGTTCCTCCCCGACAACAACAACAACAACTCCTCTTAA